Proteins from one Portunus trituberculatus isolate SZX2019 chromosome 38, ASM1759143v1, whole genome shotgun sequence genomic window:
- the LOC123514573 gene encoding glutamate receptor ionotropic, delta-2-like, protein MLVGWWWVFCMLLTAAYRSSLIAHLSVPDKSPAINTLEELLRQEGWTWGMEGTYGSGWQWFKESSVPTVRQVYAGIQVLGAEEHLARVLEGHHAFLTWKYYIRSLIGAHYTNRLGYTPLHTSRQEYINYGGYGWGFRKGAPIRHSIDRMKQRLLEAGLVKHWMDDLIATASRAARALSTSRAALPTTPSEEAGNGGLVVLGVEQLQGAFYLLFLGALLGFLLLVGETLMMAASKFPRWSRPHTVLKSSSSSLF, encoded by the exons ATGttggttgggtggtggtgggtgttctGCATGTTGCTCACCGCTGCTTACCGCTCGTCCCTCATCGCCCACCTCTCCGTGCCTGACAAGTCCCCGGCCATCAACACACTGGAGGAGCTGCTGCGACAGGAAGGCTGGACGTGGGGCATGGAGGGTACCTATGGCTCCGGGTGGCAGTGGTTCAAGGAAAGCTCTGTACCCACTGTCAGGCAGGTGTACGCCGGGAtacag GTGCTGGGGGCAGAGGAACACCTGGCGCGGGTGCTTGAGGGTCATCACGCCTTCCTCACCTGGAAATACTACATACGTTCGCTAATAGGGGCCCACTACACCAACCGGCTGGGCtacacaccactacacaccagCCGGCAAGAGTATATTAACTATGGTGGTTATGGATGGGGGTttag GAAGGGCGCGCCCATCCGCCACAGCATTGACCGGATGAAGCAGAGGCTATTGGAGGCGGGGTTGGTCAAGCATTGGATGGACGACCTCATTGCCACGGCTAGCAGGGCAGCCCGTGCCTTGAGCACCTCCCGCGCTGCCCTGCCTACCACGCCCTCAGAG GAGGCGGGGAATGGCGGCCTGGTGGTGTTGGGCGTGGAGCAGCTTCAGGGTgccttttacctcctcttccttggtgCGCTGCTTGGCTTTCTGCTGCTGGTTGGCGAGACTCTGATGATGGCTGCCAGCAAGTTCCCTCGCTGGTCTCGCCCTCACACGGTCCTCAAGTCTTCGTCATCGTCTCTCTTCTGA
- the LOC123514931 gene encoding uncharacterized protein LOC123514931: MYKVQVERVSHMQELHLPARSPQVTTRMVTQTPGELLLTRCRTWHHQRQYINSCARKWNTLLASQEINLSDTNTQTFKVQREELHGMSLFHPHSLGTLRLFLLAAVICLQDGAAGGTTHLEGVVKRVAKHHLAQCYLVVVTTEEGAAALTPVARSLWEVFYPFLWVAVGAAATPASVVDGLRERDPRFSCRAFLLDLSRPADSIHQLKFLEDTHLHLWPETRVVGVGPPLSAPADTRTLLTHPAFRNTPHVLYFALHAHDDPPDAQKSGLIPWGTEESCGAVVEEGWQERGVPAGACGEGGSVEVFRRCLYCLAGEAAVLLVTRWRGGGGGGGGGGDSSVDLFPDEFGNLAGHQFRIVSMDWYPFLSFRRDSNASDTTVTPLDSLDFRMLTAVSSVLNFTYEMRVPWDNQWGVSQEDGNWTGTVGTLQHHGADFSMLLSWLPSRMAVVDYSRVYISEPLVIVTSKPGPLPQIFALVRPFPDVLWAAVVLASLAAGVLMWALEEAWLWACGGEGARDLRRRGLSGSLLTAWRMLLEDPEPCMPSYMTASHTS; this comes from the exons ATGTACAAAGTGCAGGTGGAAAGAGTGAGCCACATGCAGGAGCTTCATCTGCCTGCACGCTCCCCTCAGGTCACCACCCGCATGGTCACCCAGACACCTGGTGAGCTCCTGCTGACCCGATGCAGGACATGGCATCACCAGAGACAATATATAAACTCGTGTGCAAGAAAATGGAACACTCTGTTGGCCTCACAGGAGATAAACCtcagtgacacaaacactcagacatTTAAAGTGCAA CGCGAGGAACTGCATGGGATGTCTCTGTTCCACCCACACTCTCTGGGTACCTTGAGGCTCTTCCTCCTCGCTGCTGTCATTTGCCTACAGGATGGGGCAGCGGGCGGCACCACGCACCtggagggcgtggtgaagcGCGTGGCCAAGCACCACCTGGCGCAGtgttacctggtggtggtgacgacggAGGAAGGAGCGGCGGCCCTTACCCCTGTggccag ATCCCTGTGGGAAGTATTTTACCCATTCCTGTGGGTGGCCGTGGGTGCCGCTGCCACTCCTGCCTCCGTGGTGGATGGTCTGCGAGAGAGGGACCCTCGCTTCAGTTGCCGAGCCTTCCTGCTGGATCTGTCACGGCCTGCTGACTCCATACACCAACTGAA GTTCTTGGAGGATACACACTTGCATTTGTGGCCGGAGACAAGAGTGGTGGGTGTGGGGCCGCCCCTATCCGCTCCTGCTGACACACGTACACTCTTGACGCATCCAGCCTTCCGCAACACTCCACACGTCCTGTACTTCGCCCTCCACGCCCACGACGATCCGCCGGATGCCCAGAAGTCTGGATTGATCCCTTGGGGAACAGAAGAGAGCTGTGGTGCCGTAGTGGAGGAGGGATGgcaagagagag GTGTTCCCGCGGGGGCttgtggtgaaggagggagtgtcGAGGTGTTTCGTCGATGCCTTTATTGTCTGGCTGGTGAGGCGGCCGTGCTCCTGGTGACCcgctggcgtggtggtggtggtggcggcggtggtggtggtgactcttCTGTTGATCTCTTCCctg atgAGTTCGGAAACCTAGCTGGCCATCAGTTCCGGATCGTGTCAATGGACTGGTACCCGTTCCTCTCCTTTCGCCGGGACTCCAACGCCTCGGACACCACAGTCACGCCCCTGGACTCCCTCGACTTCAGGATGCTCACTGCCGTCTCCAGCGTCTTGAACTTCAC GTACGAGATGCGTGTGCCGTGGGATAACCAGTGGGGTGTGTCGCAGGAGGACGGCAATTGGACGGGCACGGTAGGGACGCTGCAGCACCACGGCGCGGACTTTTCCATGCTGCTGTCCTGGCTACCATCTCGCATGGCCGTGGTTGACTACTCCCGCGTGTACATCTCGGAGCCTCTTGTCATCGTCACGAGCAAACCAGGCCCTCTCCCGCAGATCTTCGCCCTCGTCAGACCCTTCCCAG ACGTGTTATGGGCGGCTGTGGTGCTGGCGAGTTTGGCAGCGGGCGTACTGATGTGGGCGCTGGAGGAGGCGTGGTTGTGGGCGTGTGGCGGGGAGGGTGCAAGGGACCTAAGGCGGCGTGGGCTGAGCGGATCTCTGTTGACAGCCTGGCGAATGCTGCTGGAGGATCCCGAACCTTGCATGCCCTCCTACATGacgg CATCGCACACTAGTTAA